Genomic DNA from Streptomyces venezuelae:
GCGTCTGGAACCGCCTGGACCACCGCCCGCTCGAGGGCTTCGTCTACGCGATCACGCCGTTCAACTTCACGGCCATCGCGGGCAACCTGCCGACCGCCCCCGCCCTGATGGGCAACGTGGTCGTGTGGAAGCCGTCCCCGACGCAGACGCACGCCGCCGTGCTGCTCATGCAGCTCCTGGAGGAGGCGGGCCTGCCCAAGGGCGTCATCAACCTCGTCACCGGTGACGGCATCGCCGTCTCGGAGGTCGCCCTCCACCACCGCGACCTGGCCGGCATCCACTTCACCGGCTCGACCCCGACCTTCCAGCACCTGTGGAAGACGGTCGGCGAGAACATCGCGAAGTACCGCACGTACCCGCGTCTCGTCGGCGAGACCGGCGGCAAGGACTTCGTCGTCGCCCACCCGAGCGCCGACCGCGCGATCCTGAAGACCGCGCTGACCCGCGGCGCCTTCGAGTACCAGGGCCAGAAGTGCTCCGCGACCTCGCGCGCCTACATCCCGGCCTCCATCTGGAACGACGGTTTCAAGGAGGAGTTCGCGGCCGAGGTCGACGGCATCAAGATGGGTGACGTCACCGACCTGTCGAACTTCATCGGCGCCGTCATCGACGACCGCGCGTTCGCCAAGAACAAGGCGGCCATCGACCGCGCCAAGTCCGACGACACCTGCACGATCGTCGCCGGCGGCACGTACGACGACTCGGTCGGCTACTTCGTGCGCCCGACCGTCGTCGAGTGCTCGGACCCGGCCAACGAGGTCTTCACGACCGAGTACTTCGGTCCGTTCCTCGCCGTGCACGTGTACGACGACAGCAAGGCCGACGCGTACGACGCGATGCTGACCCAGATGGAGTCGGTCTCCGACTACGCGCTCACCGGCTCGGTCATCGCGAACGACCGCGCCGCCGCCGCGCACACGATGGAGAAGCTCCGCTACGCCGCGGGCAACTTCTACATCAACGACAAGTCGACCGGCGCCGTCGTCGGCCAGCAGCCCTTCGGCGGCGGCCGCGCCTCCGGCACCAACGACAAGGCCGGTGCCCCGCAGAACCTGCAGCGGTGGACGCTGACCCGCGCCATCAAGGAGACGCTGGTCCCGCCGACCGAGTACGGCTACCCGCACATGGGCTGACGCCCTCCCGGCGGACCAGGGCCTGTGTCCCGGCGGTCCGCCCCCTGAACCCCGCCTCCGATCTGGGCCCCACCCCGGTCGGAGGCGGTGTCATGTCCAGGGTCAGATGAGGTCAGGTCAGGTCAGGGCGTCGACGGCGATGCGGGTGATGTCCTCCGCGATGCGGTCCTCGCCGGGCGTGTCCGGGTCGAGGCGGGTCGTGTACACGGAGACGACCAGCGGCGCCTGCTTCGGCGGCCAGGCCACGGCGACGTCGTTGACCCCTCCGTATGCGGGCGATCCCGTCTTGTCGCCGACCCGCCAGCCCTCCGGGAGCCCGGCCCTGATCCGCTTGTCACCGGTGGTGTTCTCCACGAGCCAGCGGATCAACTGGCCGCGGTCGAGCGGGTGGAGGGCCTTGCCGAGGACGAGCTCGCGCAGGTTCGCGGTCATCGCCGCCGGGGTCGTCGTGTCGCGCCGGTCGCCGGGGATGTTGGTGTTGAGGTCGGTCTCCCACCGGTCGAGCCGGGTGCGGGAGTCGCCGAGCGAGCGGGCGAACTCGGTGACACCGGCGGGCCCGCCGATGCGCCGCATCAGCAGATTGGCCGCGGAGTTGTCGCTGTAGGTGATGGTGGCGTCGCACAACTCCCGTACAGTCATGCCCGTTTCGAGGTGCATCTCGGTGCGCGGCGAGTACGTGACGAGGTCGTCGCGCCCGTATCTGATGAGTACGTCGAGCAGTCCGGGTTCCTGTTCGCGTGCCCGGCGCAGGATCGCCGCGGCCGCGAGGACCTTGAACGTCGAGGCGATGGCGAAGCGTTCGTCGGCGCGGTAGGCGACGACGGCGCCCGTGCCCGTGTGCAGGGCGTGGACGCCTATGCGGCCCGGATAGCTCTCCTCCAGGGCGCGCAGGCGGTGCGCGGCGTCGGACGGGGTCGCGGGGGCGGCGGAGGCGGCGGGAGCCGTGGCGCTCGCGGTGCCGGGGACCGAGAGGAGCACGGGGGCGGCGGCCGCGGTGCCGAGGACGGTGCGGCGGGAGGCGGATGACGTCATGATCCAGACGGTACCGGCAGCGGGTTCCGCGACGCCGCCGTGATCACCTCGTCCAGGACGTCGCGGGCCCGCAGCAACTCCGCGACCTGCCGGTCGATCCTGGCCCGCTCCTGCGCCAACTCCTCCACGAGCCACGGCGTCGCGGTCTCCGACGGGCCGCCGTCCTTGTCCCGCATGCACGGCAGGAGTTGGACGATCTTCGCGCTGCACAGGCCCGCCGCGAACAGCTCCTGGATGTGGACGACGCGGTCCACCGCGGACTCCGGGTAGTCGCGGTGACCGCCCGGGGTGCGGTCCGCGTACAGCAGGCCCTGCTCCTCGTAGTAGCGCAGGGACCGCTCGCTCACCGCGGTACGCTTCGCCAGCTCACCGATCCGCACGCCGTGCTCCTTCGTACTTGGGTCCCGCATGTGACTACCGGACTTGAATCTCACACCGGTGTCAGCTTCTACCGTTCCGGCATGACGAACACCGCGCTTCTCTCGCCCTATTCCGCAGGCCCCCTCGGCCTCCTCCGCAACCGCATGGTGATGGCCCCCATGACCCGCGCACGGGCCGCGGAGGACGGCACCCCGCTGCCGGTCGTCGCCGACCACTACGCCCAGCGTGCGGGCGCCGGGCTCATCGTCACCGAGGGCATCTGGCCCAGCAGCCGCGGCCAGAGCGGCTGGCGCTACCCCGGGCTGCAGACCGCCGCCCACGTCGAGGGGTGGCGGCGCGTCACCGACGCCGTGCACGCCGCGGGCGGCCGCATCTACGCGCAGCTCATGCACGGCGGCCGCAACGGCCACCCGCTGGCCCGTATCGACGGGGACCTGCCGCTCGCGCCGTCGGCCGTCACGCCGCCCGGCCACGCGCACGGCCCCGACGGCACCAAGCCCGACTACGTCGCCCCGCGCGAGATGACCCGCGACGACATCCGCACGGCGGTCCAGGACTTCGTGGACGCCGCCCGCAACGCCGTCACGGCCGGCTTCGACGGGGTCGAACTGCACGGTGCCAACAGCTACTTGATTCACCAGTTCCTCGCCGACAACACCAACCTCCGCGACGACGAGTACGGACGCGGCTCGGTCGCCGACCGCATCCGCTTCGCCGTCGAGGTGGTCCGCGCCGTCGCCGACGCCATCGGCGCCGAACGGCTCGGGCTGCGGCTCTCGCCGGGCAACCCGCAGTTCGGCATGGCGGAGGCCGACCCCGGGCCCGTCTACCGCGCGCTGCTCGACGAGATCGACGGACTCGGCCTCGCCTACCTCCACCTCACCGACAACGACCGCTACCCGGCCCTTGCCGACCTGCGGCCCCGCTGGCACGGCCTCCTGATCGGAAACGTCGGTGAGAACGGCGACCCGACGACGCGGGAGGCGGGCGAGGCCGTGCTCGCGGCCGGCCTCGCCGACCTCGTGTCGTACGGGCGCGGGTTCATCTCCAACCCCGACCTGCCGGAACGGTTCGCCGCGGGAGCGCCCCTCCAGGAGATCGACGCGGCCCACCTGTACACGCACGGCGCGGAGGGCTACACCGACTACCCGGCCCTGACGGACCTGCTGGTCTCCGCTCAGACCTCCACGAGCACCTGATCCAGCGACTTCCGTACGAGGTCGGGGACCCGGCAGTCCGCCGCTGGATACCCCACCGGGATCACCGCGAACGCCTTCTCGTTCTCCGGGCGGCCGAGCACCTCCCGCAGGAACCGCATCGGGCTCGGCGTGTGGATCAGCGCGGCGAGGCCCGACAGGTGCAGGGCGGACAGCAGCATCCCCACCGCGATGCCGACCGACTCGTCCACGTAGTAATGCTTGTGCTTGGTGCCGTCCTCGCCCAGCCAGTACCGCTGCTGGAAGACGACGATCAGGGCGGGCGCGTCCGTCAGGTGCGGCTTCACCTCGTCCGTGCCGAGGGGGCGCAGGGCCGCGAGCCACTCCTCGCCGAGCCGGCCGTCGTACGAGATCTGCTCCTCGTGCTCCGCCGCCTCGCGGATGCGGCGGCGGACCTCCGGGTCCTGGACGAGGACGAACGTCCACGGCTGCTGGTGCGCGCCGGACGGCGCGGTCGCCGCGCACGCGATGGCGTCGCGCACGACCTGCTCGGGCACGGGGTCCGGCGCGAACTGCCGCACGGTGCGGCGCTCCTGCATCCGCTCCCTCAACTCGGCCGCGTGCGCCAGGGATTCGGCGGCGGGCATACGGTCCGGGCGGTAGGGGACGGAGCTGTAGGGCTCGCCGTGGATGGGGGTCCACTCTCGCTGCTGCTCGGTGTGAGACATGCTCCGATTCTGCGGTGGGAGACCGTGTCCGCGCCATGGTGCAGACCAATTCGGGATCACCTCCCGGCCGTCCGGGCACGCCCAAATCGGGGTGCGTACGCCGCCGCGGCCTGCGTACCGTAGGGATGTGAACACCCTGCGCAGAGCCCACACCAGTGATCTGACGGCGGCCGAACTCCGGGACGCGCGCGCCCTGATGGACGTCGCCTTCGACGACGACTTCAGCGACCACGACTGGGAGCACGGACTCGGCGGCGTCCACGCCCTCATCCACGACGAGTCCGGAGCGCTGCTCGCCCACGGCGCCGTGGTGCAGCGGCGCGTCCTGCACGACGGCCGCTCCCTGCGGATCGGTTACGTCGAGGCCGTCGCCGTCCGCCCCGACCGGCAGCGGCGAGGTCTCGGCGGACAGATCATGGGCGCCCTGGAACAGGTCATCGACGCCGCGTACGAACTCGGCGCGCTGTCCGCGTCCGACGACGGCGCACGGCTCTATCTCTCGCGCGGCTGGCAGGAGTGGAAGGGCGCGGTCGGCACGCTCGGACCGACGGGCGTGATCCACATGCCCGACGAGGAGCCCCCACTGCTCTGGGGCGCGGACCTCGACCCGACGCACGAACTCCTCATCGACTGGCGCGACGGGGACGTGTACTAGCGGCGGCTACAGGCCGCCCCCCGCGCGGACGATCATCTTTCCGCGGTTCTCGCCGCGCAGCATTCCGAGGAACGCGTCCACGATCGCGTCGAACCCGTCGACCACCGTCTCGTCGAGACCGACCCGCCCGCTCCGCAGGTGCGGCACCACGAATTCGTACAGCTCCTCCTGCAGCGCGTAGTGGTCACGGACGAGGAAGCCCTCCATGCGGAGGCTCTTCTCGACGATGTCGGGGAGGTTGCGCAGCGCGTAGGGCGCGCCTGTCGCGTTGTACTGGGCGATCGTGCCGACCCGTACGATCCGTCCGCGCTCGCGCAGGGAGGAGATCGCGGCCTCCAGGTGCTCGCCGCCCACGTTGTCGACGTACACGTCGATGCCGTCGGGCGCCGCCTTCGCGAGGAGGTCGGCTGCCGGGCCCGTGTGGTAGTCGAAGACCTCGTCGTAGCCGACGTGTTCGGTGAGGTACGCCGCCTTCGCCGCCGTGCCCGCGCTGCCCACCATGCGTCCCGCGCCCATGAGCCGGGCGAGGCGCCCCGTCGCCGTGCCGACCCCGCCGGCTGCGGCGGAGACGAACAGGTCCTGGCCCGCGCGGAGTTCGGCGATGCGGGTGAGGCCGACGTAGGCGGTGAGCCCTGTGCCGCCGAGGATGCTCAGGTGCGCGGAGAGGGGGACGCCGTCGAGGCGGGGGAGGACGCGCACCTCGTCCGGGGTGACCACGGCGTGCGTGCGCCAGCCCTGGCGGTGGGCGACGATGTCGCCCTCGGCGAGGGCGGGGTCGCGGGACTCGACGACGCGGCCGATGGTGCGGCCCTCCAGCGGGGCGTGGAGCGCGAAGTCGCCGTCCATCATTTCGCGGTGGTACGGGTCGACGGACCAGTAGAGGCCTTCGACCAGGGCGGTACCGGGCGTGGGCCGGGGGAGTGGGGACTCCACGAAGGCGAAGTGGTCGGCGGTGGGGAAGCCGTGGGGGCGGGACGTCTGGTGCACGGTGAGCGCGGTGTCGGTCATGTCCGTGACCGTAGGCAGGAATGCGGCGGCCGGGGAGCGGGTTGCGTTCATGGAACGGCCCGGACCATGAAGGGCCCTCATAGAAGCAGGTGAGGCCGGTGTCCCGGACGACGACACCTGCGGATCTCGCGCCCCACGAGCTCCGCGTCCTGGTCGCGGTCGACAGGGAACGCGGGTTCTCCGCCGCCGCGCAGGCCCTCGGCCTGACCCAGTCCGCTGTCTCGCACTCCATCCGCGGCACGGAGCGCAAGGTCGGCGCCGTGCTCTTCGAGCGCGGCAGGAAGGGCGCGACGCCCACTCCGGCCGGGACCGCCGCGGCCGCGCACGCCCGGCGCGTGCTGCGACTCCTCGACACCCTGGTCGCGGAGGCGCGCGGGGCCGCCCGGGGCGACGGGGGTGTGGAGGGGAGTGCCGCAGAGGGGACGCTGCGCATCGCCGCGTTCCGCAGCGCCGCCCTGCATCTGCTGCCCGCCGCCCTGGAGCGCCTGGCCGTGAGCCATCCCGGGCTCCGGCCGGAGGTGCGGGTGGTGCGCGAACTGGGCGCGGGCACGGCGGGCGAGGTCGTCGAGGGGCGCGCCGACGTGGGGATCGCGACGCTCGGAGGCACCTCGCCGGTGCCGGCCGGACTCATCGGCCACGTACTCCTCGAAGAGCCCTACTCGCTGGTGCACCCGGCGGGCCACCCCGACCCGCGCTCGCTGCCGCTGGTCGACTGGCACGAGAACTGCGGCTCGTACACACGGGAGTGGTGGCGTCGGCAGGACTGGATTCCCTCGGCGACCGTCCTGACCGAGGACGACGGAGCGGTGCTCTCGATGGTGAGCAGCGGTCACGGTATGGCGATCATGCCCGCCCTCTCCCTCACCGGAGCACCGGACACCGTCGAGATCACCGATCTCGGAAGGGAGCGCCCGACCCGCTCCGTGGGCTACGTCACCACCCCTGAACTGGCGTTTTCGGTAGCCGTGCGCGCCCTGATCCGCGAGCTCAGGGCGGCATGCGCGTGAAGCCCGTCTCAGATAGTAGGAAGTCCGAGTAATCGTGGAGACACACGCTCCGTTCTCCCTTAGCTTGGAAGAAGCCGAACGTCTCGCTCGATCAAGCGAATGGCGGTCGTGAGCCGGAGCCGCGCGCAGGCGAACCCTGCCGCTCCGTAGCTCCCCGCCCCCCGGCGTCTCGAACGAAAACACCCTTCCCTCAAGGAGTGGATCCCCCATGGCCGAGACGACCGCCCGCCGAGTCCGTCACACCTCCCGCACCAGCGACGCCGAGCGCAGGAACGCCGCCGCCGCCCTCCAGCGAGCCCTCGACCGCCGGGACAACGGCGGCGAGACGGGCCACTGAGTTCGCCTGGCTCATCGCGTCCCGCGCACGACCTCGAAGTGGTCGACGCGTTCGCCGGTCCCGGCGAGCGCGGAGACCGAGAGCCTGGGGTGCGCCCCGGCCGTGACCTCCACCGCGAGGAACGAGAAGCCGGTGTAGCGCACCCGTGACCAGTCCACCTTGTCCGGGTCGGCGTGATGTGACGACGTCCAGTGGAAGGTCGCGATGCTCTCGTGATCGTGGACGTTGCTTTCGTAGCTGTCCCGCACGCCCGGACCGAAGCCGTACAGGTCCTTGCCCGCGCCGCCCGCGGTGACGTACACGATGCCGTCGCGCGTCGGATCGGTCGACGCGCCGACCGGCACGGGCTTGCCGACCTCGCCGTTCCTGATGGCGTCCGTGCGTTCGTACACGTGGTTGTGGCCGTTCACGACCAGGTCCACCTGGTGCCTGGTGAACAGCTCCAGCCACGCGTCGCGCACTCCGCCGTCGGAGGCGTGCGTCGACGTCGAGTACACGCAGTGGTGGAAGAAGACCACCACGAAGTCGACGGTCTCGTCCGCGCGCAGTTCGCGCAGGCGCCGCTCGAGCCAGGCGGTCTGCTTCCCGTCCGTGTACCCCCTGTTGGCGGGGATCTCGTACGAGACGTCGTTGGCGTCGAGTGCGACGACGCCGACGTTCCCGTACCGGAAGGAGTAGACGCCCGGCGCGTTCTGCGGGTCGAAGCCGTTCTCCGGGAGCGACCAGCGGGCGCGCTGCCCGCCGTACCCGTTCGGCGAGTACCACGCCTCCATGTCGTGGTTGCCGGTGGTCACCATCCACGGCACCGACTTGGCGACGGACTCCGTCTGCGCGAGAAAGGTGTCCCACACGCGCGCGTCGTAGGTGTCCGTCTCCTTGCCGTGCCCGGTCGTGTCCGCGTAACAGATGTCGCCCGCGTGCAGGTGGAACGACGGGTTCTGGCCCAGGATCACCTGGTCGTTGGCGAGTGCGTGGTAGCTGACGCCCTGGTCGCCGAAGGCCGTGAAGACGAACTTCTCCGGGCGCGCGGGCGCGGTCCTGAACGAGCCGACGGTCGCCATCCGCTCGGGCGACGCAGGGTCGAAGCCGTCGTGGCCGACGCCGTAGTAGTACGTGGTGCCCGGCCGCAGGCCGTCGAGCGCCGCGTGCACGTAGTACTGCTCGACCGCGGGGAGCTTCTTCGACAGCGACGGGGTGTGCAGGTCGCGCACCTCCGCCTCGATCTTCCGGTCGAGCTCCCAGGGCTTCGTCCCCACGCGTACGTAAGGGGACGTGACGGCGAGCGGCACCTGCCAGGAGATCCGCATCTGCGTCTTCGGGTCGGCGCCGAAGGCGAGGTGACGGCCGAAGGGGGCCACGTACCGGCCGTCGACGCGCGCGGGGACTTTCGCCGCGCTCGCGGCGTGCCCCGGTGACGTGCCGGAGCCGTCGGCGGTCCCCGAACTGCCGGTCAGCAGGCCCACCCCGCCCACCGCCCCCGCCGTCGCGAACGAGCGGGCGAGGACCTTGCGGCGGGAGAACTTCGCGCGCAGGTACTCGTGCTGTTCGGGCATGCTCATCCGCGCCGCGAGCCGTTCCGGGATGCCGACATCGGGAGTGTCCATGGCAGGGAATTTCCCAGCGGGCCCCGACTCCAGCCCTACGCCCGGGTGAACAGGAGCGGTCCGTGAAGCGGCTGTCCGCATGCCGGACACGGCATGTCATCCCGTGGGACGAAGAGTACGGTGCTTGCATGTCGGCCAGTTCTCGCAGCATCAATCTCGCAGTCATCCCCGGAGACGGCATCGGCCAAGAGGTCGTGGCCCAGGGGCTCAAGGTCCTCAACGCCGTGCTTCCGCAGGATGTGAAGCTCGAGACGAAGGAATTCGACTTCGGTGCCAAGCGGTACCACGCGACCGGTGAGACCCTCACCGACGCCGACGTCGAAGAGCTCAAGCAGCACGACGCGATCCTGCTCGGCGCCATCGGCGACCCCTCGGTCCCGTCCGGCGTCCTGGAGCGCGGCTTCCTGCTGAAGCTCCGCTTCCTCTTCGACCACCACGTGAACCTGCGGCCCTCGAAGCTGCTCCCGGGCGTCGCGACGCCCCTCAAGGGCCAGCCCGAGATCGACTTCATCGTCGTGCGCGAGGGCACCGAGGGTCCGTACACGGGCAACGGCGGCTCGATCCGCACCGGGACGCCGCACGAGGTGGCCACCGAGGTCTCCGTCAACACCGCCTTCGGCGTGGAGCGCGTCGTCCGCGACGCCTTCGCCCGCGCGCAGGCCCGCCCGCGCAAGAAGCTGACGCTGGTCCACAAGAACAACGTCCTCGCGTACGCCGGGCACCTCTGGACCAACGTCTTCAACCGGGTGGCCAAGGAATTCCCCGAGGTCACCACCGACTACATCCACGTCGACGCCGCGACGATCTACCTCGTCACCGACCCCGGCCGCTTCGACGTGATCGTCACCGACAACCTCTTCGGCGACATCATCACCGACCTCGCAGCGGCCGTCTCCGGCGGCATCGGCGTCGCCGCCTCCGGCAACATCAACCCGAGCCGCGAGTTCCCGTCCATGTTCGAGCCGGTGCACGGCTCGGCCCCGGACATCGCGGGCCAGGGCAAGGCGGATCCGTCCGCCACGGTCCTCTCCGTCGGCCTGCTCCTGCGCCACCTCGGGTTCGAGGCCGAGGCCGCGCGCATCGAGGACGCGGTCTCCGCCGACCTGGCGGAGCGGGGCGAGACGGTCCGCACCACGGAGCAGATCGGCGACGCGCTCGCCGTACGGGTAGCGCGCTGACCCGGTAGCTCGAAGATCGACCAGAGGCCGCCGGGCCACGCAGGACACCCGGCGGCTTCTCTTGCGTACCGCCCGGGTGTCACCATCGACCCCCGGGCCGCAATCATGCCGTTTCTCCCTCGGGACCCCACGAGCGATAATCGAACGAGGGGCCGTGAAAGCAGCAGGGAAACTCGGACGTCCTAGTACTGGGCGTACGGATGTGAGCGCGGTCCGTCACCATCACACGTGAAGGACGAAGTACTCATGACGACGACGCCGAGCATCGAGCTCAAGCCCTCATCGACGCCGCTGGCCACCGCCGACCGCGAGGCGATCCTGGCGAACCCCGGGTTCGGCCGCCACTTCACCGATCACATGGTGACGATCAAGTGGACGGAGGGCCGTGGCTGGCACGACGGGCAGCTCGTGCCGTACGGCCCGCTCTCCCTCGACCCCGCGACGAACGTCCTGCACTACGCCCAGGAGATCTTCGAGGGGCTCAAGGCCTACCGGCAGCCCGACGGCACGGTGGCGACGTTCCGGCCGGACGCCAACGCCCGCCGCTTCCAGTCCTCCGCGCGCCGCCTCGGCATGCCCGAGCTGCCCGTCGAGACGTTCATCGAGGCGTGCGACCTGCTGGTGAAGCAGGACATCGACTGGGTGCCGGCGCACGGCGGCGAGGAGTCCCTCTACCTGCGCCCCTTCATGATCGCCACGGAGGTCGGGCTCGGCGTGAAGCCCGCCAACGAGTACCTCTTCGTCGTCATCGCCTCGCCCGCCGGCGCGTACTTCCCCGGCGGCGTGAAGCCCGTCTCGATCTGGCTCTCCGAGGACCGTGTGCGTGCCGTGCCCGGCGGCATGGGCGACGCCAAGACCGGCGGCAACTACGCGGCGTCGCTGCTCGCGCAGGCCGAGGCGGCGGCGAAGGGCTGCGACCAGGTCGCCTACCTCGACGCGGTCGAGCACAAGTGGGTCGAGGAACTGGGCGGCATGAACCTGTACTTCGTGTACGGCAACAAGATCGTCACCCCCACCCTGACGGGCTCGCTGCTCGCGGGCGTCACCCGCGACTCCCTGCTCTCGGTCGCCCGCGACCTCGGGTACGAGTCGGAGGAGGCACGGGTCTCCATCGACCAGTGGAAGACGGACTCCGAGAACGGCACGCTGACGGAGGTCTTCGCCTGCGGCACGGCGGCGGTCATCACGCCGGTCGGCACGGTCAAGTGCAATGCGGGAGAGTGGCAGCAGAGCGGGGGACAGCCCGGCGAGGTCACCCTGAAGCTGCGCGAGGCACTCCTCGACATCCAGCGGGGCAAGGCGGGGGACCGGCACGGGTGGATGCACGGGCTCGGCTGAGGGCTCTGCGGTACGCACTTGGAGGTCGGTCGGCCCCCGGAACATACGTTCCGGGGGCCGACACGGGTTCTGGCGGAGCGCCCGGCGGTCCCTGAGGTGGACGTCCAGTGCGGGCGAGACAGACCTTTCCCCTACTTGTCCGTCTGCCGGCCTTCGGTCACGCCCGAGCCTTCGGCGGCCCCCTCGTCGGACTTCACGTCCTCCGGCTTCGGGGTGTTCGAGCCGACGGGGTTGAGGGGGCCGCTCGTCAGGGCGTCCACCGCGGAGAGCACTGCCGCGCCCGCGCCCTTCGCCGCGCGGACACCGAGGCCTATGAGTTCTTCCATGCGGTCAGGCTACTTGATCAAGGGGTGCGACCGGCTGCCGTTCGCGGGCCGTCAGGGCCAGGTACCCCGCGCCTCCCACCACGCCCGAGAGCAGGAAGCTGCAGTCGACCCCGCCGGTCAGGGGGAGCAGCGGGCCCTCGTACGAGGGGAGGGCCACGGCCAGGACGCCCGCCGTCGCGCCCAGCGCCCACGCCGCGGTGGCCCGCGCGTTCCAACCGCCGCGGTACCAGTAGGCGCCGCCACGGGCACGGCGGTTGAAGACCTGGAGGGCCTCCGCGTCGTACTCCCCGCGGCAGCGGACGAAGCCGATGAGGGTGATGACCGCCCACGGCGTGCCGATCGCCGTGAGGAGCAGCACGAAGGACGTCATCGCGTCCTGCGCCTCCCACGCGTAGTGGCCCACGAAGACACAGACCGTGGCGACGGCGGCGACCGTGTACGTGGCGCGGGCGCGGGACGCGCGGGGCAGGATCGCGTCCAGGTCGAGGCCCATGGAGTAG
This window encodes:
- a CDS encoding branched-chain amino acid aminotransferase encodes the protein MTTTPSIELKPSSTPLATADREAILANPGFGRHFTDHMVTIKWTEGRGWHDGQLVPYGPLSLDPATNVLHYAQEIFEGLKAYRQPDGTVATFRPDANARRFQSSARRLGMPELPVETFIEACDLLVKQDIDWVPAHGGEESLYLRPFMIATEVGLGVKPANEYLFVVIASPAGAYFPGGVKPVSIWLSEDRVRAVPGGMGDAKTGGNYAASLLAQAEAAAKGCDQVAYLDAVEHKWVEELGGMNLYFVYGNKIVTPTLTGSLLAGVTRDSLLSVARDLGYESEEARVSIDQWKTDSENGTLTEVFACGTAAVITPVGTVKCNAGEWQQSGGQPGEVTLKLREALLDIQRGKAGDRHGWMHGLG
- a CDS encoding 3-isopropylmalate dehydrogenase, yielding MSASSRSINLAVIPGDGIGQEVVAQGLKVLNAVLPQDVKLETKEFDFGAKRYHATGETLTDADVEELKQHDAILLGAIGDPSVPSGVLERGFLLKLRFLFDHHVNLRPSKLLPGVATPLKGQPEIDFIVVREGTEGPYTGNGGSIRTGTPHEVATEVSVNTAFGVERVVRDAFARAQARPRKKLTLVHKNNVLAYAGHLWTNVFNRVAKEFPEVTTDYIHVDAATIYLVTDPGRFDVIVTDNLFGDIITDLAAAVSGGIGVAASGNINPSREFPSMFEPVHGSAPDIAGQGKADPSATVLSVGLLLRHLGFEAEAARIEDAVSADLAERGETVRTTEQIGDALAVRVAR